The proteins below come from a single Desulfitobacterium metallireducens DSM 15288 genomic window:
- a CDS encoding NAD(P)-dependent malic enzyme, producing MTLRDDALKLHEDNKGKIAVVSKVPVRNGEDLSLAYSPGVAEPCREIAQDPSLVNRYTNRQNLIAVVSTGSAVLGLGNIGARAAMPVMEGKGILFKTFGAVDAFPICVDTQDSDKVVELVKLLEPTFGGINLEDIKAPECFYIEEQLKKIYDGPVFHDDQHGTAVITMAGLINALKVVNKELSEVKIVVNGAGAAGMAIVKILMSAGLQNVIMCDTKGTIYEGRTEGMNTYKEEIAKSTNRELLKGTLADALKGADIFVGVSVAGAVTPEMVQSMAKDPIVFAQANPVPEISPDEAKAAGAVVVGTGRSDYPNQVNNVLAFPGIFRGAIDSGAKAITEEMKVAAAYAIANIVTSEELNPEYVLPKAFDLRVGPAVAAAVAQAAMDSGVATQTVDPQEVAENLRKYYQLNQ from the coding sequence ATGACCCTAAGAGATGATGCACTGAAACTGCATGAAGACAATAAAGGAAAAATCGCCGTCGTGAGTAAAGTCCCTGTTCGCAATGGAGAAGACTTAAGTTTAGCTTATTCTCCAGGAGTAGCTGAACCGTGCAGAGAGATTGCCCAAGATCCCAGTTTGGTTAACCGATATACGAATCGGCAAAATCTCATTGCAGTAGTTTCGACAGGTTCGGCGGTTCTGGGCCTAGGCAATATTGGAGCACGGGCGGCTATGCCTGTCATGGAAGGAAAGGGGATTCTTTTCAAAACGTTCGGAGCGGTTGACGCTTTCCCCATCTGTGTAGACACACAAGATAGTGACAAAGTGGTCGAACTCGTTAAATTACTTGAGCCTACCTTTGGCGGGATTAACTTAGAGGATATCAAAGCTCCAGAATGCTTCTATATTGAAGAACAATTAAAGAAAATTTATGATGGCCCGGTATTCCATGATGATCAACATGGAACCGCGGTCATCACGATGGCAGGGCTGATTAATGCTTTAAAAGTTGTCAACAAGGAATTGAGCGAAGTTAAGATTGTTGTTAACGGAGCAGGTGCAGCTGGGATGGCTATTGTGAAGATCCTGATGAGCGCAGGCCTTCAGAATGTGATCATGTGTGATACGAAAGGTACGATTTATGAAGGACGTACCGAAGGAATGAACACGTATAAAGAGGAGATTGCGAAGAGCACGAATCGTGAGCTTCTTAAAGGAACGCTTGCCGATGCCTTAAAAGGAGCGGATATCTTTGTTGGGGTATCTGTCGCTGGGGCTGTAACTCCTGAAATGGTTCAGTCGATGGCTAAGGATCCAATCGTATTTGCCCAAGCAAACCCAGTTCCAGAGATCTCACCTGACGAGGCTAAAGCTGCTGGAGCCGTTGTCGTAGGTACAGGACGTTCCGACTATCCCAATCAGGTCAACAATGTTTTAGCTTTCCCAGGAATTTTCCGTGGAGCGATTGATTCAGGAGCTAAAGCGATCACGGAAGAGATGAAAGTGGCAGCGGCTTATGCTATTGCGAATATCGTTACTTCTGAGGAATTGAATCCTGAGTATGTTCTTCCGAAAGCCTTTGATTTAAGAGTTGGACCAGCTGTAGCGGCGGCTGTTGCTCAAGCAGCCATGGATTCGGGAGTGGCTACCCAAACTGTAGATCCGCAGGAGGTTGCGGAAAACCTACGCAAGTATTACCAGCTTAATCAATAA
- a CDS encoding bile acid:sodium symporter family protein — protein MNAFLLKANQWLNKNMFFVVLMAIMLGFNVALENSPFLSALATGLFAYMTFISALQTTFKDFFDILKKPLIPLWILFLIHGIAPLIAWGVGIWMYPDNFYMRVGLMIGSAIPIAVTSIMWTTIAKGDIALALVTVTLDTLLIPVLMPVFFKSVLGTSIAIDYGNMVLRLLLMVTIPSVLGMMVNELTKGRLENFSHSVGGVTSKLATFIVIVINSALVLPQIHWDFAAFKMMIIVLGLVSLNYFIGFLGSYCLKDRNQQVVSAMIFNVGMRNTSFGSVLAIAYFPPAVAFPIILTLLYQHPIAAIVTQLFADQNSK, from the coding sequence ATGAACGCTTTTTTGCTTAAGGCTAACCAATGGCTCAATAAAAATATGTTTTTTGTGGTATTGATGGCAATTATGCTAGGGTTCAATGTTGCTTTGGAAAATTCGCCCTTTCTTAGTGCCTTAGCAACAGGCCTGTTTGCTTATATGACCTTCATTAGCGCTTTGCAGACAACCTTTAAAGATTTTTTTGATATTTTAAAGAAGCCCCTAATCCCACTATGGATCTTGTTTTTAATTCATGGTATTGCACCATTGATTGCTTGGGGAGTAGGGATTTGGATGTACCCTGATAACTTTTATATGCGAGTGGGCCTCATGATAGGTTCGGCGATCCCGATAGCGGTCACCTCGATTATGTGGACCACTATCGCCAAAGGAGATATTGCCCTTGCCTTGGTTACGGTAACTTTGGATACGCTGCTTATTCCTGTCTTGATGCCTGTTTTTTTTAAGAGTGTGCTCGGAACAAGCATTGCTATTGACTATGGAAATATGGTGTTGAGACTTTTATTGATGGTTACAATCCCGAGTGTTCTTGGAATGATGGTTAATGAGTTGACCAAAGGGCGTTTAGAGAACTTTTCTCATTCGGTGGGGGGAGTGACCTCAAAGCTTGCGACCTTTATCGTTATTGTCATCAATTCAGCGCTTGTCCTTCCGCAAATTCACTGGGATTTCGCTGCTTTTAAAATGATGATCATCGTTTTAGGATTAGTCTCCCTTAATTATTTCATCGGTTTTTTAGGAAGCTATTGTCTGAAAGATCGTAATCAACAGGTTGTATCCGCGATGATTTTTAATGTTGGAATGCGTAATACAAGTTTTGGTTCGGTCTTAGCTATTGCTTATTTCCCTCCAGCTGTCGCCTTTCCTATTATTTTGACGCTTCTCTACCAGCACCCG